Proteins from a genomic interval of Xanthomonas sp. AM6:
- a CDS encoding DUF4832 domain-containing protein encodes MPSRPLFRRLSLAVACIVCAACAHAGTLSPAVSTQEFDNPHRGFMLWGSSYAADGGVDNFHGAHIYHVYLPWRMIETADQVFDWQAIETHYLQPILADDPLATFVLRPVADYPDSAGSQIDAHYTGGENERDYPKFLEQQPLSIPFAVRASCDGDGPIRSLDYNNANARQQMQQLVAALAARYDGDPRITAIQVGLLGFWGEWHTSGCEDLQPNAQTRTLIRDAYVAAFQLTPLQTRYARSSDVGSAMFGFHEDFFPSFTASCSAFNPALPSCSDDGWWNLEYGLTHEVPAARQNWMVSPISGESPNDNQKSTWINRTADIRKLLRDYHFSFLGPAGAHETSGNAAKLQDIKRDLGYRLAVSKASWPDTQVRGQQATLQLDMTNHGSAPLYHGYHVELHWVAADGSTRARASVADFALNEIMPGATLSRSASFTVPASLPSGSYALRLALADDAPGRRHIAPQNDGQDSERRLPLGQVQVP; translated from the coding sequence ATGCCGTCACGTCCCCTTTTCCGGCGCCTGTCCCTCGCCGTCGCATGCATCGTCTGCGCCGCCTGCGCCCACGCCGGCACGCTGAGCCCGGCGGTGTCCACCCAGGAGTTCGACAACCCGCATCGCGGTTTCATGCTGTGGGGCAGCTCCTACGCCGCCGATGGCGGCGTGGACAACTTCCATGGCGCGCACATCTATCACGTGTACCTGCCGTGGCGGATGATCGAGACCGCCGACCAGGTGTTCGACTGGCAGGCGATCGAAACGCATTACCTGCAACCGATCCTCGCCGACGATCCGCTGGCCACGTTCGTGCTGCGCCCGGTCGCCGACTATCCCGACAGCGCCGGCAGCCAGATCGACGCCCACTACACCGGCGGCGAGAACGAGCGCGACTACCCCAAGTTCCTCGAACAGCAACCGCTGTCCATCCCCTTCGCGGTCCGCGCCAGCTGCGACGGTGACGGGCCGATCCGCAGCCTGGACTACAACAACGCCAATGCGCGCCAGCAGATGCAGCAGTTGGTCGCGGCGCTGGCCGCGCGCTACGACGGCGATCCGCGCATCACCGCGATCCAGGTGGGGCTGCTCGGCTTCTGGGGCGAATGGCATACCAGCGGCTGCGAAGACCTGCAGCCGAACGCGCAGACCCGCACGCTGATCCGCGACGCCTACGTCGCCGCGTTCCAGCTCACGCCGCTGCAGACCCGTTACGCGCGCAGCTCCGACGTGGGATCGGCCATGTTCGGCTTCCACGAGGATTTCTTCCCGTCCTTCACCGCCAGCTGCAGCGCCTTCAACCCGGCGTTGCCCAGTTGCAGCGACGATGGCTGGTGGAACCTGGAGTACGGCCTGACCCACGAGGTGCCTGCCGCGCGCCAGAACTGGATGGTGAGCCCGATCAGCGGCGAGAGCCCCAACGACAACCAGAAGAGCACCTGGATCAACCGCACCGCCGACATCCGCAAGCTGCTGCGCGACTATCACTTCAGCTTCCTCGGCCCGGCCGGCGCGCACGAGACCAGCGGTAATGCCGCCAAGCTGCAGGACATCAAGCGCGACCTGGGCTATCGCCTGGCGGTCAGCAAGGCGAGCTGGCCCGACACGCAGGTCCGCGGCCAGCAGGCCACGCTGCAACTGGACATGACCAACCACGGCTCGGCCCCGCTCTACCACGGCTACCACGTCGAGCTGCACTGGGTGGCCGCCGACGGCAGCACCCGCGCGCGCGCCAGCGTCGCGGACTTCGCGCTCAACGAGATCATGCCCGGCGCCACCCTCAGCCGCAGCGCCAGCTTCACCGTGCCGGCCTCGCTGCCGTCGGGCAGCTACGCGCTGCGCCTGGCACTGGCCGACGACGCGCCGGGACGCCGCCACATCGCCCCGCAGAACGACGGCCAGGACAGCGAACGGCGCCTGCCGCTGGGCCAGGTGCAGGTGCCCTGA